From Aquipuribacter nitratireducens, a single genomic window includes:
- a CDS encoding HAMP domain-containing sensor histidine kinase has product MSAASAVTRARRLPDLRPLDPVRSVKAKLALVVVGSLTAGLAVSTAGTRLLDGDVVWVSVLALAVAVGLVQVLAHGMTSPLRQMTQAARAMAAGEAPGPAVAPVATTSRDEVGELARAFTAMARDLEDVDRQRRELLADVAHELRTPVAALRAQLENLVDGVRAPDPDALGAALHETERLGDLVEDLLGLARSAGTGLRLEVTRVPVLPAVEEVVALAARAHPGSDLRTDVAPDLVAWADARRLRQVLTNLVDNACRHGSPDGLVLVSARPGPAGAVVLDVHDDGPGIPDEQRQSVFDRFRRGTGAQHATPPEPDGRGGGTGLGLAIVRWAVELHGGRVAVLPGDVGCRVRVLLPGPAQEGDR; this is encoded by the coding sequence GTGAGCGCGGCGTCCGCCGTCACCCGCGCGCGCCGGCTGCCCGACCTCCGTCCCCTCGACCCCGTCCGCTCCGTCAAGGCGAAGCTCGCCCTCGTCGTCGTCGGGTCCCTCACGGCGGGCCTGGCCGTGAGCACGGCGGGCACGCGGCTGCTCGACGGTGACGTCGTGTGGGTGAGCGTGCTCGCGCTCGCCGTCGCGGTCGGGCTCGTCCAGGTCCTCGCCCACGGCATGACCTCGCCGCTGCGGCAGATGACGCAGGCGGCGCGTGCCATGGCCGCGGGGGAGGCCCCGGGCCCCGCCGTCGCGCCCGTCGCCACCACGAGCCGCGACGAGGTGGGCGAGCTCGCGCGCGCCTTCACCGCGATGGCGCGCGACCTGGAGGACGTCGACCGGCAGCGGCGGGAGCTCCTCGCCGACGTCGCCCACGAGCTCCGCACCCCGGTCGCCGCGCTGCGCGCGCAGCTGGAGAACCTCGTCGACGGGGTCCGCGCGCCGGACCCCGACGCGCTGGGCGCCGCCCTGCACGAGACAGAGCGCCTCGGCGACCTCGTCGAGGACCTCCTCGGCCTCGCGCGGTCCGCCGGCACCGGACTGCGGCTGGAGGTGACGCGCGTGCCGGTCCTCCCCGCGGTCGAGGAGGTCGTCGCCCTCGCGGCGCGCGCCCACCCCGGCAGCGACCTGCGCACCGACGTCGCGCCCGACCTCGTGGCGTGGGCGGACGCGCGCCGCCTGCGGCAGGTGCTCACCAACCTCGTCGACAACGCGTGCCGGCACGGCTCCCCGGACGGCCTCGTCCTCGTCTCCGCCCGGCCGGGCCCGGCCGGGGCGGTGGTCCTCGACGTCCACGACGACGGACCGGGCATCCCCGACGAGCAGCGGCAGAGCGTCTTCGACCGCTTCCGGCGGGGCACCGGCGCGCAGCACGCGACTCCTCCGGAGCCCGACGGGCGGGGCGGTGGCACCGGGCTCGGCCTCGCGATCGTGCGCTGGGCCGTCGAGCTCCACGGCGGCCGGGTGGCGGTGCTGCCCGGCGACGTCGGGTGCCGGGTCCGGGTGCTCCTGCCCGGGCCGGCCCAGGAGGGCGACCGGTGA
- a CDS encoding response regulator transcription factor, producing MGTSDAGGRRRVLVVEDDVAIADAVRRRLEAEGYDVDVTHDGRDAVAHAARVPPDVVVLDVMLPGLDGLEVCRRVQQHRPVPVLMLTARSEETDRLVGLGVGADDYVTKPFSPRELVARVAALLRRVERAAVLAATAPDGGGAAAAGSVLVAGAVAVDVPRRRVHLDGEEVHLTRTEFDVLRALAEAPGAVVTRERLLVDVWGWPASDARSLRGTAARAVDSHVKALRRKLGPERIRTVTGVGYALEVPA from the coding sequence ATGGGGACGAGTGACGCCGGTGGGCGGCGACGGGTGCTGGTCGTGGAGGACGACGTCGCGATCGCCGACGCGGTCCGCCGGCGCCTGGAGGCGGAGGGCTACGACGTCGACGTCACGCACGACGGCCGGGACGCGGTCGCGCACGCGGCGCGGGTGCCTCCGGACGTCGTCGTGCTCGACGTCATGCTGCCGGGTCTCGACGGGCTCGAGGTGTGCCGTCGGGTCCAGCAGCACCGGCCGGTTCCCGTCCTCATGCTGACGGCGCGCTCGGAGGAGACCGACCGGCTCGTCGGTCTCGGGGTGGGCGCGGACGACTACGTGACGAAGCCGTTCAGCCCGCGCGAGCTCGTCGCCCGGGTCGCGGCGCTGCTGCGCCGGGTCGAGCGGGCCGCGGTGCTCGCCGCGACCGCGCCCGACGGGGGTGGGGCAGCGGCAGCGGGGTCCGTGCTCGTGGCCGGTGCCGTCGCCGTCGACGTGCCGCGGCGCCGGGTCCACCTCGACGGCGAGGAGGTGCACCTCACCCGCACCGAGTTCGACGTGCTGCGTGCGCTCGCCGAGGCGCCGGGCGCGGTCGTGACCCGCGAGCGGCTGCTCGTCGACGTGTGGGGGTGGCCCGCGAGCGACGCCCGGTCCCTGCGCGGCACCGCGGCCCGCGCCGTCGACAGCCACGTCAAGGCGCTGCGCCGCAAGCTCGGGCCGGAGCGCATCCGCACCGTCACCGGCGTCGGCTACGCCCTCGAGGTGCCCGCGTGA
- a CDS encoding TrpB-like pyridoxal phosphate-dependent enzyme produces the protein MVRHKFLLDEEQMPTRWYNVIPDLPSPPPPPLHPGTHEPIGPEALAPLFPMALIEQEVTAERYVDIPEAVLDVYRLWRPSPLYRAHGLEKALGTPARIYYKYEGVSPAGSHKPNTAVPQAYYNAQAGVRRLTTETGAGQWGTALAFASALFGLECEVWQVGASYDQKPYRRTMIETFGGTVHRSPSELTAAGRAVLGERADHPGSLGIAISEAVEVAAQDPDTRYALGSVLNHVLLHQTVIGEEALLQLELAGETPDVVIGCTGGGSNFAGLAFPLLREKLAGRMSPVIRAVEPASCPSLTQGVYAYDFGDTAGMTPLMKMHTLGHDFVPDPIHAGGLRYHGMAPLLSHVYELGLLEAIAVPQSECFAAGVQFARTEGIVPAPEPTHALAGCVREALACKDSGEEKVIVTALCGHGHLDLAAYDAYLSGRMVDEAVSPERFASALAGVPALG, from the coding sequence ATGGTGCGCCACAAGTTCCTGCTCGACGAGGAGCAGATGCCGACCCGCTGGTACAACGTGATCCCCGACCTGCCGTCCCCGCCTCCCCCGCCCCTGCACCCCGGCACGCACGAACCGATCGGCCCGGAGGCGCTCGCGCCGCTGTTCCCCATGGCGCTCATCGAGCAGGAGGTGACGGCGGAGCGCTACGTCGACATCCCCGAGGCGGTGCTCGACGTCTACCGGTTGTGGCGGCCCTCGCCGCTGTACCGGGCGCACGGGCTGGAGAAGGCGCTCGGCACGCCGGCGCGGATCTACTACAAGTACGAGGGCGTGTCCCCCGCCGGGTCGCACAAGCCGAACACCGCGGTCCCGCAGGCGTACTACAACGCCCAGGCCGGCGTGCGGCGCCTCACGACGGAGACCGGCGCCGGACAGTGGGGCACGGCGCTGGCGTTCGCCTCGGCGCTGTTCGGCCTCGAGTGCGAGGTGTGGCAGGTCGGGGCGAGCTACGACCAGAAGCCGTACCGGCGCACGATGATCGAGACCTTCGGCGGCACGGTGCACCGCTCCCCCAGCGAGCTCACGGCCGCCGGCAGGGCGGTGCTCGGCGAGCGGGCCGACCACCCCGGCTCCCTCGGCATCGCGATCTCCGAGGCCGTCGAGGTGGCGGCGCAGGACCCGGACACCCGCTACGCGCTCGGGAGCGTCCTCAACCACGTGCTCCTCCACCAGACCGTCATCGGCGAGGAGGCGCTGCTGCAGCTGGAGCTCGCCGGGGAGACCCCGGACGTCGTCATCGGCTGCACCGGCGGCGGCTCGAACTTCGCCGGGCTCGCGTTCCCGCTCCTGCGCGAGAAGCTCGCCGGGCGGATGTCCCCGGTCATCCGGGCCGTCGAGCCGGCGTCGTGCCCGTCGCTCACGCAGGGCGTCTACGCCTACGACTTCGGCGACACCGCCGGCATGACGCCGCTCATGAAGATGCACACCCTCGGCCACGACTTCGTCCCGGACCCCATCCACGCGGGCGGGCTGCGCTACCACGGCATGGCGCCGCTGCTGAGCCACGTCTACGAGCTGGGGCTGCTCGAGGCGATCGCGGTGCCGCAGTCGGAGTGCTTCGCGGCCGGCGTCCAGTTCGCCCGGACCGAGGGCATCGTGCCCGCCCCGGAACCCACCCACGCCCTCGCCGGCTGCGTGCGCGAGGCCCTGGCGTGCAAGGACAGCGGCGAGGAGAAGGTCATCGTCACCGCGCTCTGCGGGCACGGTCACCTCGACCTCGCCGCGTACGACGCCTACCTGTCGGGGCGGATGGTCGACGAGGCCGTCAGCCCGGAGCGGTTCGCCTCGGCGCTCGCGGGGGTGCCGGCGCTGGGGTGA
- a CDS encoding transglutaminase-like domain-containing protein has translation MKRTVTATLSAEIASPADVELQVAVARIPGLTVDEHLAVSLDGVRLDPVELVDRAATGSRVHTVTCGPGRLEVAYDARVSGVAEPVPVEPLDASAFRRPSRYADSDRLAALAVAELGPGVREGADGVEPAEVRDRVRAFVAGRLQYVSGSSRGTDSAVDSLLAGAGVCRDYAHTVVALLRALDVPARLVSVYAPGLAPMDFHAVVEVLVAGRWTVVDATGLAPRAAMLRIATGRDAADTAFLTSYGGELALTAMTVTAVVDGDLPVEDPRTELALA, from the coding sequence GTGAAGCGCACCGTCACCGCGACCCTGTCCGCCGAGATCGCCTCCCCGGCCGACGTCGAGCTGCAGGTCGCGGTCGCCAGGATCCCCGGTCTGACCGTCGACGAGCACCTCGCGGTGAGCCTCGACGGGGTCCGGCTCGACCCCGTCGAGCTCGTCGACCGGGCCGCGACCGGGAGCCGCGTCCACACGGTGACGTGCGGCCCGGGTCGCCTGGAGGTCGCGTACGACGCCCGCGTCAGCGGCGTCGCGGAGCCCGTGCCCGTCGAACCGCTCGACGCCAGCGCCTTCCGGCGCCCGAGCCGCTACGCCGACTCCGACCGCCTCGCGGCCCTCGCCGTCGCCGAGCTCGGCCCCGGGGTGCGGGAGGGCGCCGACGGGGTGGAGCCGGCCGAGGTCCGCGACCGCGTCCGGGCGTTCGTCGCCGGGCGCCTGCAGTACGTGTCGGGGTCGAGCCGCGGCACCGACTCCGCCGTCGACTCCCTCCTCGCGGGTGCCGGCGTGTGCCGGGACTACGCCCACACGGTCGTCGCGCTCCTGCGGGCGCTCGACGTGCCCGCCCGGCTCGTCTCCGTGTACGCGCCCGGCCTCGCGCCCATGGACTTCCACGCCGTCGTCGAGGTCCTCGTCGCGGGTCGGTGGACCGTCGTCGACGCGACGGGGCTGGCCCCCCGCGCCGCGATGCTCCGCATCGCGACCGGCCGGGACGCCGCCGACACGGCCTTCCTCACGTCGTACGGCGGCGAGCTCGCGCTCACGGCCATGACGGTCACGGCCGTCGTCGACGGCGACCTGCCGGTCGAGGACCCGCGGACCGAGCTCGCGCTGGCGTGA
- a CDS encoding DNA-3-methyladenine glycosylase 2 — MTSSAEPLRLPVGGPLALDALRGFLAAHAVPGLERHEAGRHTRLVATGRGAVAVRVDLTRLADDAVAVAVAGDAPMESLLPTLRRWLGLDTDGAAVDAALARDPLLRPFVAARPGLRVPGGVDPFETAVLAVLGQQVSLAAARTFAGRLVAAFGAPGPEGHVLFPTPADLAAAGADRVRAATGVTGARARTVVALASAVVDGLVVTDPDALLRVPGIGPWTVAYVRMRAGRDPDAFLAGDLVLRRALGVASAAEALRRAEPWRPWRAYAAMHVWTASVPALQGVSPAATSAVAQGP; from the coding sequence GTGACGTCCTCCGCCGAGCCGCTCCGGCTGCCCGTCGGTGGGCCCCTCGCGCTCGACGCCCTGCGCGGGTTCCTCGCGGCGCACGCCGTTCCCGGGCTGGAGCGGCACGAGGCGGGACGGCACACGCGGCTGGTCGCCACGGGCCGCGGAGCGGTCGCCGTGCGTGTGGACCTCACGCGCCTCGCCGACGACGCCGTCGCCGTCGCCGTCGCCGGCGACGCGCCCATGGAATCGCTCCTCCCCACGCTGCGCCGGTGGCTGGGCCTCGACACCGACGGCGCGGCCGTCGACGCCGCGCTGGCCCGCGACCCGCTCCTCCGCCCGTTCGTCGCGGCGCGCCCGGGGCTGCGGGTGCCGGGCGGCGTGGACCCGTTCGAGACGGCCGTGCTCGCGGTCCTCGGGCAGCAGGTCTCGCTCGCGGCCGCCCGGACGTTCGCCGGGCGGCTCGTCGCCGCGTTCGGTGCGCCCGGCCCCGAAGGTCACGTGCTGTTCCCGACCCCGGCGGACCTCGCAGCAGCCGGGGCCGACCGGGTGCGGGCCGCGACCGGGGTGACCGGCGCCCGCGCGCGCACCGTCGTCGCGCTCGCCTCGGCGGTGGTCGACGGCCTCGTCGTGACGGACCCCGACGCGCTCCTCCGCGTCCCCGGCATCGGCCCGTGGACGGTGGCGTACGTGCGGATGCGCGCCGGCCGGGACCCGGACGCGTTCCTCGCCGGGGACCTCGTGCTGCGCCGGGCGCTCGGGGTGGCGAGCGCGGCCGAGGCGCTGCGACGCGCAGAACCGTGGCGCCCGTGGCGCGCCTACGCGGCCATGCACGTGTGGACGGCGTCTGTGCCCGCCCTCCAGGGCGTCAGCCCCGCCGCTACAAGCGCTGTGGCGCAGGGGCCATAG
- a CDS encoding metalloregulator ArsR/SmtB family transcription factor, protein MARTAPVLEDTSPVCCAPLCETGPLDEGEAVAVAARLKALGDPVRLQLVAMLLAAEGREACTCDLAPGVGLSEPTVSHHLKQLLQAGLVTKERRGTNVYYRPEPEALRAVGRVLAVDC, encoded by the coding sequence ATGGCCCGAACGGCACCCGTCCTCGAGGACACGTCCCCGGTCTGCTGCGCGCCGCTGTGCGAGACGGGGCCGTTGGACGAGGGCGAGGCCGTCGCGGTCGCCGCGCGCCTCAAGGCCCTGGGCGACCCGGTCCGTCTGCAGCTCGTCGCGATGCTCCTCGCGGCGGAGGGCCGCGAGGCGTGCACGTGCGACCTCGCGCCCGGCGTCGGTCTCAGCGAGCCGACCGTGAGCCACCACCTCAAGCAGCTGCTCCAGGCCGGCCTCGTCACGAAGGAACGGCGCGGCACGAACGTCTACTACCGCCCCGAGCCGGAGGCCCTGCGCGCCGTCGGCCGCGTGCTCGCCGTCGACTGCTGA
- the arsM gene encoding arsenite methyltransferase, whose amino-acid sequence MSTTAHDEVREQVRRRYASAALTAGDERSGCCGADGAGADAVVFGPGLYAAADVADVPGSALVASLGCGNPTAVADLHEGETVLDLGSGAGTDLILSARRVGPTGRAVGLDMTEEMLERARTAVADAGLDNVDLLHGTIEAVPLPDASVDVVISNCVVNLSPDKAAVLAEVARVLRPGGRVGISDVVAEDRLAAADRAERGDHCSCIAGALSVAEYLTGLEAVGLVDASVTFTHEVADGLHGAIVRARKP is encoded by the coding sequence ATGAGCACCACCGCCCACGACGAGGTCCGCGAGCAGGTCCGGCGGCGCTACGCGAGCGCCGCCCTCACCGCCGGCGACGAGCGGTCCGGCTGCTGCGGAGCGGACGGCGCCGGCGCGGATGCCGTCGTGTTCGGGCCGGGGCTCTACGCCGCGGCCGACGTCGCCGACGTCCCCGGCTCGGCGCTCGTCGCGAGCCTCGGGTGCGGCAACCCGACCGCGGTCGCCGACCTCCACGAGGGGGAGACCGTGCTCGACCTCGGCTCGGGAGCCGGCACCGACCTCATCCTGTCGGCGCGCCGGGTCGGCCCGACCGGTCGCGCCGTCGGGCTCGACATGACGGAGGAGATGCTCGAGCGGGCGCGCACCGCCGTGGCGGACGCGGGCCTGGACAACGTCGACCTGCTCCACGGCACCATCGAGGCCGTGCCGCTGCCCGACGCGAGCGTCGACGTCGTGATCAGCAACTGCGTCGTCAACCTCTCCCCGGACAAGGCCGCCGTCCTCGCGGAGGTCGCTCGCGTGCTGCGACCCGGCGGGCGCGTCGGCATCAGCGACGTCGTCGCCGAGGACCGGCTCGCAGCAGCCGACCGCGCCGAGCGCGGCGACCACTGCTCGTGCATCGCCGGCGCCCTGTCGGTCGCGGAGTACCTCACGGGTCTCGAGGCCGTCGGCCTCGTGGATGCGTCCGTCACCTTCACCCACGAGGTCGCCGACGGCCTCCACGGCGCGATCGTCCGGGCGAGGAAGCCGTGA
- a CDS encoding GNAT family N-acetyltransferase — MTTTTEDVTLRLAAAADAPAVRDLVAAAGLPLAGLDDVWVTVVAVRPDGTLAAVAALERHGAGETTAFLLRSVVVEPAHRGTGLGRRLVAATLAHVDPTAPVALLTETAAPWFDRLGFARVARGDLPPSLAGSVELVSACPASATAMLRRT, encoded by the coding sequence GTGACGACCACGACCGAGGACGTCACGCTCCGCCTCGCCGCCGCGGCGGACGCGCCGGCCGTCCGCGACCTCGTCGCGGCGGCGGGCCTGCCGCTCGCCGGGCTCGACGACGTGTGGGTCACCGTCGTCGCGGTCCGACCCGACGGCACCCTCGCCGCGGTCGCCGCGCTGGAGCGGCACGGTGCGGGCGAGACCACCGCGTTCCTCCTCCGCTCCGTCGTGGTCGAGCCCGCGCATCGCGGGACGGGCCTCGGACGACGGCTCGTCGCCGCCACGCTCGCGCACGTCGACCCGACGGCCCCCGTCGCGCTGCTCACGGAGACCGCCGCCCCGTGGTTCGACCGGCTCGGGTTCGCGCGGGTCGCCCGCGGCGACCTGCCCCCCTCCCTCGCCGGCTCCGTCGAGCTGGTGTCGGCCTGCCCGGCGAGCGCGACGGCGATGCTGCGCCGCACCTGA
- a CDS encoding 1-aminocyclopropane-1-carboxylate deaminase, whose product MALADFARYPLLFGPSPVHRLDRLTAHLGGAELWAKREDCNSGIAYGGNKTRKLEYLVADALATGCDTLVSIGGVQSNHTRQVAAVAARAGLRCVLVQESWVDWPDSVYDKVGNILLSRLAGADVRLVRAGFGIGVKESWEQALDDVRAAGGTPYAIPAGASDHRLGGLGFAGWAEEVAAQEAELDVFFDTVVVCSVTGSTQAGMVAGFAALEAAGARPRRVLGIDASATPAETHAQVLRIAQGTAGLLGLDRELEAADVELDERYHAGTYGIPDEQTLDAMRLAARTEGMITDPVYEGKSMAAMVDLVARGEIDRGSTVLYAHLGGQPALNGYSALFS is encoded by the coding sequence GTGGCGCTCGCCGACTTCGCCCGCTACCCGTTGCTGTTCGGGCCCTCGCCCGTGCACCGCCTCGACCGGCTGACCGCGCACCTCGGCGGGGCTGAGCTGTGGGCGAAGCGCGAGGACTGCAACTCCGGCATCGCCTACGGCGGCAACAAGACCCGCAAGCTGGAGTACCTCGTCGCCGACGCACTGGCGACGGGCTGCGACACGCTCGTGTCGATCGGCGGGGTCCAGTCCAACCACACCCGGCAGGTCGCGGCCGTCGCCGCGCGCGCGGGCCTGAGGTGCGTGCTCGTCCAGGAGTCGTGGGTCGACTGGCCCGACAGCGTCTACGACAAGGTCGGCAACATCCTCCTCAGCCGGCTCGCCGGCGCCGACGTGCGGCTCGTGCGCGCCGGCTTCGGCATCGGGGTAAAGGAGAGCTGGGAGCAGGCCCTCGACGACGTCCGTGCCGCCGGCGGCACGCCGTACGCGATCCCGGCCGGCGCCTCCGACCACCGCCTCGGCGGCCTCGGGTTCGCCGGCTGGGCGGAGGAGGTCGCCGCGCAGGAGGCCGAGCTCGACGTGTTCTTCGACACCGTCGTCGTGTGCTCGGTGACGGGCAGCACGCAGGCGGGCATGGTCGCGGGCTTCGCCGCGCTCGAGGCCGCCGGTGCGCGACCGCGCCGAGTGCTCGGGATCGACGCGTCCGCGACACCGGCGGAGACGCACGCCCAGGTGCTGCGGATCGCGCAGGGCACCGCGGGCCTGCTCGGGCTCGACCGCGAGCTCGAGGCCGCGGACGTCGAGCTCGACGAGCGCTACCACGCCGGCACCTACGGCATCCCGGACGAGCAGACCCTCGACGCCATGCGCCTGGCCGCCCGCACGGAGGGCATGATCACGGACCCGGTGTACGAGGGGAAGTCGATGGCGGCCATGGTCGACCTCGTCGCCCGCGGCGAGATCGATCGCGGCTCGACGGTCCTCTACGCCCACCTCGGTGGGCAGCCGGCCCTCAACGGCTACAGCGCGCTGTTCTCGTAG